The DNA region CGCCAACAGCAGCGGCAGACGCACCGTGCGCGTGCAAGCGGTTCAAGCTGTCCTGCCAGCTCCCGATCTGGCGCTGCGCATCCGTACCGCGCGCATCATCCCAACAGCGGATAAACTCGCCGCGAAGGTCCGGCAGTCGGAACGTCGTGTTGCCGTCTCCACTGGAAAAGCAACCGTGACGGCCCTTACCCCAATCAGCGTCTGCGACCAGCGCACCGCTGCCCTGCGCGTACGCCCACAGCAGCGGATAGTCGGCCCGCTTCAGCTCGGTGCCGTTCAGCTTCAGAAAACCAGCACGCGGCGCAGTTCGAGCCTCCCAAACGATCTGCCCGATCTGCACGTCGGCGACCGCTGCCGCAAACCATGCCGACGTGATCAACTTGTTCGAGTTGTCGCCGGCCGGCGGCGACACGGCCGTGACCATGCCCCCGACCTGCAATTGCGTAGAACCGTCGTCGCCCACCTTCCCGACCACGACGCGGCCACCCTGCGGCATCAATTGCAACGTGCCGAGCGCATAGGTCGAACCACGGGTCACGTTAATTGCGGCTTGCGAGTTGGTGTACGTGTCGTTGACCGTGCGAACAGCGAATGAGCCGTCTGCACCCTGGATCACTTCCCACGTCTTTTGATCAGTCGGTGCACCTTCCCGCGTCAGTTGAATCGACGTCTGCCCGGCACCACCCCCGTTCGATGCGACGAGTGCGCCCGACGAGTTGCTACTCTTGAGCGAACCCTTGTTCTGGAATGACGAACGTCCGTCATCCCACGCGCCCGCGGACAGCACGCGTCCGGTGTTCGGGACCAGTTCAAGCGTCTTGATCGACGTGCTCAGATTGGCGCGCGTGATGCGCACGGCGGGGATGCCGATCGTCCAGTCGTCATCGACCGCACGGATGCTCATGCTGTCGGTGTTCGACTGGATGTCCCACAGCTTCATGTCCTTGTCGGCGCCTGCAGCCTTCAGGACGATATCGCCGCCGGTATTGGCCCCAAGCGTGACGCCGGAGCCGTAATCCTTCGCCTTGCCGGCACCGCCGCCGAAATAGCCGACGCCCGCGGATTCCACGTTGCCGGCGAAGCGGGCGTAACCGCCGAAGATCGTGCCACAACCAGTACCGTCGATACGAACAGCGCCGGTATCGAGCGACCACGCGAACGGCCGATAATCGTTGTACGTGCCGTTCGGATCCCCCTTGTTCGTCGACAGCAGCCACGCGCTCTTGTTGTCATTGCGCAGCATCACGCCGTAGTCGGTGCCCACCGCACGAAACTGACCACCTGCTCCATTCGCGTCATACCCGGAGCTGCGGATTCCACCGATCACGCCAACCGAGCCTTGTACGCGCACGGTGTCCTGACCATTATCCCCAGCCCCGCCGATCAACCATCGGCCTTCCGGGGTGATACGGCCACGTTCCGTCCCACCCGCAATCAGCGAGAGCCATCCTGCAGCGCCAAGCGTCAGGTTGTTGCTGAGCATGACAACGTAGGGAACACCTTGCGCGCCGAGTTGGACATGTCCGTCTCCTGGAGAAAACATGCCAGAGTCCGGGTCGCCGTCAAACGCAAATCCAGCGTTGTTCGTGTTGTTCGGCGTCATTGCGCCGACCTTGCCAAGCAACTTCCCCTTCATCGCGTCGCCCGATCGCGCGACCTTGTCGGTGCCGAGATCAGCGACCCGCTTGTCCATCGCATCCGCCCGATTACCGAGCCCGGTAATAGCCTTGTCGGCCGCGTCCGCACGATCTTTCAGGTAGCGGGTGCGATTGCCAAGTTGCTTGAGTGCGATGTTGTCGACGCCGTCCGGGCCGCCCTGCACGGGATCCGACGTCTCGAACTGACGAATCCCCGGCTCCCACTTACTCTCTTCCTTCAAATCGGCCATGTTCCGATTACCCCTCGCGTATATTGACCGTTGCGCGTCGCGACGCCGTTGTGCCGGATCGCAACCTCAGAAAAATCGAGCCATGCCAGCAAGCTGCGAGCCGGCGCGTAGCGCTCGATGGCACGCTTCAGGTTTTCACCTTGGTCTCGCGTCACGGGCTGCTTCAGCGTGACGATGTACTCGGCCCACGCGGAGGAGCCACCGTACAGATACCGGCCGTTGCGTTTGACCGAACCGTCACGCCGCTTGACCTGTCGCCCTTCCTGAAGATCGACCTCGCCAAAGCCGAGCCGCCGCACGATCTCGCGAATCGCCCATGGCGTGCCCTTCTTCTGGTAGATCGCTAGCGACGACTTGATCAGCGCGCGGCGGGCGTCTTCGGACTCCGCCAGCTCCCATCCGTCGACCGCGAGCGACCATGCGAGCCACGGCAAGAACGCTGCCGGGCAGCGATCCGCATCCCACAGCGTGCGGATCACGTCCGGATCGACACTCGGGCGCAGGACCTGCGCAAGCGCCGCCTCGAGACTCGTCTGGTTGGTTGGCAGCAGTGCTTCAGTCGTCATCGGCCACCTTTGGATTGAGCACGATCGACGTGCAGCGCGCGAACTGATCAATCGCACACACGACGTCGGCTGCCGGTAACTTCAGGTCGACGCGCACCACACCCGACGCTTTCGGATGCAGCGCTCCGGTCACGGCCGAGCGCGGCATGCCAACGCGTAGCGCCTCCCCTGCCGCCACCGCGATATCGAGATCCTGCCGTCGCGCGGCAAGCACGACGCCCGGATCCGGCCCGCGCCCGATGTACACGTCGGCGACGATCGCGTAATTGACGGGCCGAGCCGCGACCACCAGCAGCGAGTCGTTCAGCGGTCGACGGTCTTCCGGCGAAAGTGCGCGGCGCACTGTGTCGAGCAGTGCCGCGCTCGCCACGCCACCGTTCGAATACGACTTCACGACCACGCGCACCACACCGGCCTCGGGCCGATCGACGCGCACGTCCGCGACATCCGGCGATGCGTCCATCGCGAGGGACCGGTACGCGCCGAACGGACCTGCCGTCGACGAGCGCTCGATGCCCATCTGTGTACGCAATCGCAAGCGCTCGTCGCGCTCACGTGTTGCAGGAACTGGCGGATGCGCCTCGGGGTCGCCGGGGTCGACCGTCTCGCGCTGCAAATTCCAGAGCACCGCGAGGTGTTCGAGATCCGCCCCTGTCGAGTAGGCCAGCAACACCGCACGCCCTGCATCGTTCACACGCGCGCGAAACCGAACTTCATCGTATGCCGCCAGCTCAATCAATTTCACGACCGGAT from Burkholderia ambifaria AMMD includes:
- a CDS encoding baseplate assembly protein → MTVIDLSALDPPDLVETLDFEAAYQYKLQHFKSIYPDWTAALESDPVVKLIELAAYDEVRFRARVNDAGRAVLLAYSTGADLEHLAVLWNLQRETVDPGDPEAHPPVPATRERDERLRLRTQMGIERSSTAGPFGAYRSLAMDASPDVADVRVDRPEAGVVRVVVKSYSNGGVASAALLDTVRRALSPEDRRPLNDSLLVVAARPVNYAIVADVYIGRGPDPGVVLAARRQDLDIAVAAGEALRVGMPRSAVTGALHPKASGVVRVDLKLPAADVVCAIDQFARCTSIVLNPKVADDD
- a CDS encoding phage tail protein, yielding MADLKEESKWEPGIRQFETSDPVQGGPDGVDNIALKQLGNRTRYLKDRADAADKAITGLGNRADAMDKRVADLGTDKVARSGDAMKGKLLGKVGAMTPNNTNNAGFAFDGDPDSGMFSPGDGHVQLGAQGVPYVVMLSNNLTLGAAGWLSLIAGGTERGRITPEGRWLIGGAGDNGQDTVRVQGSVGVIGGIRSSGYDANGAGGQFRAVGTDYGVMLRNDNKSAWLLSTNKGDPNGTYNDYRPFAWSLDTGAVRIDGTGCGTIFGGYARFAGNVESAGVGYFGGGAGKAKDYGSGVTLGANTGGDIVLKAAGADKDMKLWDIQSNTDSMSIRAVDDDWTIGIPAVRITRANLSTSIKTLELVPNTGRVLSAGAWDDGRSSFQNKGSLKSSNSSGALVASNGGGAGQTSIQLTREGAPTDQKTWEVIQGADGSFAVRTVNDTYTNSQAAINVTRGSTYALGTLQLMPQGGRVVVGKVGDDGSTQLQVGGMVTAVSPPAGDNSNKLITSAWFAAAVADVQIGQIVWEARTAPRAGFLKLNGTELKRADYPLLWAYAQGSGALVADADWGKGRHGCFSSGDGNTTFRLPDLRGEFIRCWDDARGTDAQRQIGSWQDSLNRLHAHGASAAAVGDHSHGAWTDSQGWHGHSINDPGHDHGIPVASGGGYIGEINLNGGGRGDKRTTGSGTGISINGDGAHGHNVGIGGAGAHSHTISIGADGGNESRPRNVALLVMIRAY
- a CDS encoding phage tail protein I, which encodes MTTEALLPTNQTSLEAALAQVLRPSVDPDVIRTLWDADRCPAAFLPWLAWSLAVDGWELAESEDARRALIKSSLAIYQKKGTPWAIREIVRRLGFGEVDLQEGRQVKRRDGSVKRNGRYLYGGSSAWAEYIVTLKQPVTRDQGENLKRAIERYAPARSLLAWLDFSEVAIRHNGVATRNGQYTRGVIGTWPI